From Pyrenophora tritici-repentis strain M4 chromosome 1, whole genome shotgun sequence, the proteins below share one genomic window:
- a CDS encoding DUF788 domain protein: MAQKATKTLAASNTKRLNQTLYTSLAVHAIWWLLRAFFFRTSFSRKSLVLYLVLSAPQLLIQLYLERLSRPTFTADGAVRKPGEDLDAKGLTEYMWDVVYWTYACIVLSALLGDYAWFLWAIIPAYSVYSAWGVYTGMRGGYQDAAGVPQPQASKRQAKMEKRGGQKMQYR; this comes from the exons ATGGCTCAG AAAGCCACCAAGACGCTCGCCGCGTCCAACACAAAGCGCCTCAACCAGACCCTTTACACCAGCCTTGCCGTCCACGCCATCTGGTGGCTCCTGCgtgccttcttcttccggACTTCCTTCTCCCGCAAATCCCTCGTCCTCTACCTGGTCTTATCCGCTCCGCAACTGCTCATCCAGCTCTACTTGGAGCGCCTCTCCCGTCCCACCTTCACCGCTGATGGCGCCGTCAGGAAGCCCGGTGAGGATCTCGATGCCAAGGGTCTGACTGAATACATGTGGGACGTTGTCTACTGGACATATGCCTGCATTGTCCTGTCCGCCCTGCTTGGGGACTACGCCTGGTTTCTCTGGGCCATAATTCCGGCTTACAGCGTCTACTCGGCATGGGGCGTATATACGGGTATGAGAGGTGGATACCAGGATGCAGCGGGGGTACCACAGCCCCAGGCAAGCAAGAGACAAGCCAAGATGGAGAAGCGGGGTGGGCAAAAGATGCAGTATCGTTGA
- a CDS encoding TolA, Membrane protein involved in colicin uptake — MTGRKRRDVTNLALSTEADEHWAGSSSDHSTSPQPTSAPYLQQHARVKRSSHRALTSPARTMPQRKIDRFGATRLARESEKGDLEAVKEAYEEAPDELDQADYAGIAPLQKAALHGWAPVVRYLINKGCRTDCESHDRDTPLIDAVENSHLDVVRLLLNQGQVNPHHSNKKGQRAIDVLDPEDEDAAEIEKELKEAMKRRVDTSTNDHERSQKQAKTASRLLYNEFNVETLIEKAGDGDILAVGELINSNIKPNITCGVAAARGGHYDILSILLASGLKADPDPSKHPETPMTVAIGRGYLKIIQLLLEQDNFNPTRRNKDNKTYYEISEERHGPKWEEERDMLKRACDEYQATHRSPRRVKKEAPSASSQRIKRKSPPRRERSSSPRTEPKRAHHAKSTTATTAPQKSRRLMSGKEKATREGQRRKRVVDEDSSEEESEEDVRPPTRKTKHRSYSEGEGEGEDVKPVRKALKARSDDNESKRPACPHSDESDEVHSTKHPVKIRTKPAKPVSAKPTPEVDSPDERKAVKNKIKYKTVEDKLRKRRLSDVSADDAASVKRTPNASNKSTPAPPERVATPEVERARRLEELKAQAEAKRRAVQAAAEAEAQKKEAEEAARKAADAEEARKKAEAEAEAQRQAKEAEAARIREEQENQRRAEEEARKQRELLARQDRISKLPRALRRACELGTKRPLHFSGEELGVSAVFLPLFFVNAQDLQDPQALPNKTYVCSFQVVGILGLQELDLARLSAPYSDWPRIPVSRTQRDAILRQYDVALLAQDFRFPMEGAPDFDYAKIQDSIKEAKNQFSTMEGMYWVEESLLHAEVEKIDSLRPLLHDMRSQCKRRRINLGVNSDERPEKNHKPRKSFMDMVLAQNGINGTAAPAVVNGNG, encoded by the coding sequence ATGACCGGCCGCAAGCGCCGCGACGTCACCAACCTCGCCTTGTCGACAGAAGCCGACGAGCATTGGGCGGGTTCCAGTTCGGACCACTCAACATCGCCTCAGCCCACGTCCGCACCCTATCTCCAGCAACACGCCCGAGTGAAGCGTTCTTCACACCGTGCCCTGACCTCGCCCGCACGCACCATGCCCCAGCGCAAGATCGACAGATTCGGCGCTACCCGACTCGCTCGAGAAAGTGAAAAAGGCGACCTGGAGGCTGTCAAGGAAGCATATGAAGAGGCACCAGACGAGCTGGACCAGGCTGATTACGCCGGTATTGCCCCCTTACAAAAGGCCGCCCTGCATGGATGGGCTCCCGTGGTCCGCTATCTCATCAACAAGGGCTGCCGTACAGATTGCGAGAGTCACGATCGGGACACCCCCCTCATCGATGCTGTAGAGAATTCGCATCTGGACGTAGTCCGGCTGCTGCTCAACCAAGGCCAGGTCAATCCGCATCATTCCAACAAAAAAGGCCAACGTGCCATCGACGTGTTGGACCCTGAGGATGAAGACGCGGCGGAAATAGAAAAAGAACTCAAGGAGGCTATGAAGAGGCGGGTAGACACTTCCACAAACGACCACGAGCGATCCCAGAAACAAGCAAAAACAGCCTCGCGTCTGCTGTACAATGAATTCAACGTCGAGACCTTGATCGAAAAAGCTGGCGACGGTGATATTCTCGCTGTAGGCGAGCTAATCAACAGCAACATCAAGCCGAACATAACCTGTGGAGTTGCTGCGGCACGAGGTGGACACTATGACATCCTCAGCATCCTACTAGCAAGTGGCCTAAAGGCCGACCCCGACCCGTCCAAGCATCCGGAGACACCTATGACAGTAGCCATCGGTCGCGGATATCTCAAAATCATACAGCTGCTTCTCGAGCAAGACAACTTCAACCCTACGCGCCGAAACAAGGATAACAAGACCTACTACGAAATCTCAGAGGAGCGACATGGCCCAAAGTGGGAAGAAGAGAGGGATATGCTCAAACGCGCATGTGATGAGTACCAAGCAACCCACCGGAGCCCTCGTAGGGTCAAGAAAGAAGCCCCCAGCGCTTCAAGCCAGCGCATCAAGCGAAAGTCCCCTCCACGACGAGAGCGATCATCGTCACCGCGAACAGAGCCGAAACGCGCCCATCATGCAAAATCGACGACAGCGACCACTGCACCCCAAAAGTCCCGGCGACTAATGTCTGGAAAAGAAAAGGCAACGAGAGAAGGTCAGCGGAGGAAGCGGGTTGTGGATGAAGATTCGTCAGAAGAGGAGAGCGAAGAAGACGTACGGCCACCCACGCGAAAGACAAAGCATCGATCATATAGCGAAGGCGAGGGTGAGGGCGAAGACGTGAAACCCGTTCGGAAGGCTCTCAAAGCACGCTCAGACGACAACGAGTCTAAACGACCGGCTTGCCCGCATTCAGACGAGAGCGATGAGGTTCACAGCACTAAACATCCAGTCAAGATCCGCACAAAACCTGCCAAGCCCGTCAGTGCAAAGCCGACACCTGAGGTCGACTCCCCAGACGAACGCAAGGCCGTAAAGAACAAGATCAAATACAAGACGGTAGAGGATAAGCTACGGAAAAGGCGGCTGTCTGACGTATCAGCGGATGATGCCGCAAGTGTGAAGAGAACACCTAACGCGTCCAACAAATCCACACCTGCTCCGCCAGAGAGAGTAGCGACCCCGGAAGTCGAGCGTGCGCGTCGTCTGGAGGAACTAAAGGCACAAGCAGAAGCAAAACGCAGAGCAGTGCAAGCCGCGGCCGAGGCCGAGGCACAAAAGAAGGAAGCTGAAGAAGCTGCTCGCAAAGCTGCAGACGCTGAAGAAGCGAGGAAGAAGGCTGAagcagaggcagaggcaCAGCGCCAAGCGAAGGAAGCCGAAGCTGCACGCATACGAGAAGAGCAGGAAAACCAGCGCcgagcagaagaagaagcaagAAAACAAAGAGAGTTGCTAGCACGACAAGACCGTATATCAAAGCTTCCCCGAGCTCTACGGCGAGCCTGCGAACTAGGCACCAAACGGCCACTGCATTTCTCTGGAGAGGAACTTGGAGTATCGGCAGTCTTTCTTCCACTGTTCTTTGTAAATGCGCAGGATCTACAAGATCCACAGGCCTTACCCAACAAGACCTATGTCTGCTCTTTCCAGGTTGTCGGCATACTGGGACTTCAAGAGCTCGACCTAGCACGTCTGAGCGCCCCCTATTCGGACTGGCCCCGGATTCCCGTAAGCCGCACGCAGCGAGATGCCATACTGAGGCAATACGATGTTGCACTTCTGGCCCAAGATTTCCGATTTCCTATGGAAGGTGCCCCGGACTTTGACTACGCCAAAATCCAGGACAGTATCAAGGAAGCCAAGAACCAATTTTCGACAATGGAAGGCATGTATTGGGTCGAAGAGTCTCTGCTACACGCCGAAGTTGAAAAGATTGACAGCCTACGGCCACTACTGCACGATATGCGCTCTCAGTGTAAGAGAAGGCGAATCAATCTAGGTGTCAATAGCGACGAACGACCAGAAAAGAATCACAAGCCGCGGAAAAGCTTCATGGACATGGTGCTTGCACAGAATGGCATCAACGGTACAGCGGCACCAGCAGTTGTCAATGGAAATGGATGA
- a CDS encoding 3-oxo-5-alpha-steroid 4-dehydrogenase, with protein MMMLVVMPMMQECDVAVLLRAFYIAASLLILAIHALPVLRARFLPYGSRATGTKKLHRDQQQQQPSAFVRALDYAAALQVPHNYFTHFYLTSVTCSLFWAVWHPLWQAQALQQAVWALLLLQGVRRMLESFAYMSSSKSTMSVAHWFMGLVFYLSINMAIWVETPANHVIQWALVPAVVVAQVLQHYYHAYLYRLRTQNTDYQLPLHPLFPNLLCPHYTCEVAIYALLSIIAAPNGSILNPTLACGTVFVATNLGVTAVGTKEWYVNKFGLHRVRSRKRMVPGLW; from the exons ATGATGATGTTGGTAGTCATGCCGATGATGCAAGAATGCGACGTCGCTGTGCTCCTGCGCGCCTTCTACATCGCCGCCTCCCTTCTT ATTCTCGCCATCCACGCTCTTCCTGTTCTGCGCGCCCGCTTCCTGCCCTATGGCTCGCGGGCAACGGGCACGAAGAAGCTGCACAGAGaccagcagcaacagcaaccgAGTGCATTTGTCCGCGCCCTCGACTACGCGGCTGCGCTGCAGGTGCCGCACAACTACTTCACCCACTTCTACCTGACCTCAGTTACCTGCTCGCTCTTCTGGGCTGTCTGGCACCCTCTATGGCAGGCGCAGGCGCTGCAACAAGCTGTGTGGGCCCTCTTGCTGCTCCAGGGCGTGCGCCGCATGCTCGAGTCTTTCGCCTACATGTCGTCCAGCAAGAGCACCATGTCAGTCGCCCACTGGTTTATGGGCCTGGTCTTTTACCTCTCCATCAACATGGCCATCTGGGTTGAGACGCCCGCCAACCACGTCATTCAATGGGCCCTCGTACCTGCCGTCGTTGTTGCACAGGTGCTGCAGCACTATTACCACGCCTATCTCTACCGTTTGCGCACTCAAAACACTGACTATCAGCTGCCGTTGCATCCTCTGTTCCCCAATTTGCTTTGCCCCCATTATACCTGCGAGGTCGCCATCTATGCCCTCTTGTCCATCATTGCTGCTCCAAACGGTAGCATACTAAATCCGACCCTGGCCTGCGGAACCGTATTTGTTGCTACCAATCTCGGCGTAACGGCCGTGGGCACAAAGGAGTGGTATGTCAATAAGTTTGGGCTCCATAGGGTCAGGTCGCGGAAAAGAATGGTCCCTGGGTTATGGTAG
- a CDS encoding putative ribosomal protein s35 mitochondrial protein: MRPRLRSSRLSATATSSPFPSCSARPQTVTLPVQSPRQFSQTPCPQITLRRRKFYEWLNGPGRQLKEPIPDSTNYLGAYDKYGNLVRAGPGWRRDGVKTAEATKAGQTDAEVKSEKPSENATPAAQESLEQLEAAVLASETDDQEVSKASEAPGDGKLPPETAEDLRPFPLNQYFRSQPVLSEDLREAIYQRVKKDGATVSLASVEFGVSNERVGAVVRLKQMEKEWIAQGKTLALPYSKAVLAMLPTTPFINTSLPKNKGKRPIPHEPINDLIVHPATRQQLFVPVAESRRFTRVDAGKAFDNNLLPADARIPHPELVHAERELEMGLSVGERTRLATERFEKEQEKKRAETRRKEEELRALKVVPKRRWDFVIQDVSVETAGRDGRGAAAAGWRYGVPHQDRKRGIPKIPTRVEA, from the exons ATGCGTCCTCGGTTGCGATCGTCTAGGCTCTCCGCAACTGCGACTTCATCACCATTCCCCTCGTGCTCGGCACGGCCACAGACGGTCACGTTACCAGTGCAGTCACCACGGCAATTCTCACAAACACCATGTCCGCAAATCACATTGCGGCGGCGAAAATTTTATGAGTGGCTCAATGGGCCTGGCCGACAACTGAAGGAGCCGATACCAGACTCAACAAACTACTTGGGCGCTTACGACAAGTATGGTAATCTCGTCCGCGCAGGGCCCGGGTGGCGGAGAGACGGAGTGAAGACAGCGGAAGCAACCAAGGCGGGACAGACGGATGCCGAAGTCAAGTCAGAAAAGCCTAGCGAGAACGCGACACCAGCAGCACAAGAGAGCCTTGAGCAGTTAGAGGCGGCAGTACTGGCAAGTGAGACGGACGACCAAGAAGTGAGCAAGGCGAGCGAGGCACCAGGTGACGGGAAGCTTCCACCAGAAACGGCAGAAGACTTGCGTCCATTTCCACTAAATCAGTACTTCCGCAGCCAGCCAGTACTCAGCGAAGACCTGCGAGAAGCGATATACCAAAGAGTGAAGAAGGATGGCGCTACCGTGTCACTCGCTAGTGTCGAATTTGGCGTCAGCAACGAGCGTGTTGGCGCCGTAGTGCGGCTAAAGCAGATGGAGAAGGAATGGATAGCCCAG GGCAAAACACTCGCGCTACCCTACTCCAAAGCTGTACTAGCCATGCTTCCAACGACGCCATTTATCAACACATCGCTACCCAAGAACAAGGGCAAACGCCCAATACCCCATGAACCCATTAATGACTTGATCGTTCACCCTGCGACTCGCCAGCAACTCTTTGTTCCCGTTGCCGAATCGCGCCGTTTCACTCGTGTTGATGCTGGCAAAGCGTTTGATAACAATCTGCTGCCTGCGGATGCGCGTATTCCTCATCCCGAACTCGTACATGCAGAGCGTGAACTCGAGATGGGTCTTTCGGTGGGTGAACGTACAAGACTGGCGACGGAGCGGTTTGAAAAGGAGCAAGAAAAGAAACGGGCTGAGACGCGAcggaaagaagaagagctcAGGGCGCTCAAGGTTGTGCCTAAACGACGATGGGACTTTGTCATTCAGGACGTCAGTGTCGAGACGGCGGGACGCGACGGCAGAGGAGCGGCGGCGGCTGGCTGGCGTTATGGAGTGCCACACCAGGACCGCAAGAGGGGCATTCCCAAGATTCCCACGCGTGTCGAGGCATGA
- a CDS encoding NADH-cytochrome b5 reductase 3 — translation MDLLPVALAFAAIVGGFLFFRSGSAGSRKVLKPTEFQEFELEHKEVLSHNTAIYRFKLPRPTDILGLPIGQHISLAATIDGQPKEVVRSYTPITSDEDKGHVDLLIKSYPTGNISKHVANLRIGDKMKIKGPKGAMVYTPNMVRHFGMIAGGTGITPMLQVAKAIMRGRASGDRTEVDLIFANVNPEDILLKNDLDSLAAKDPKFRVHYVLNNPPEGWTGGVGFVSADMIKEKLPAPASDIKILICGPPPMVAAMKKATESLGYTKARPVSKLEDQVFCF, via the exons ATGGATCTACTACCGGTTGCACTAGCTTTTGCAGCCATTGTGGGCGGCTTTCTTTTCTTCCGCAGCGGCAGCGCTG GGTCCCGGAAGGTGCTCAAGCCGACTGAGTTCCAAGAGTTCGAACTCGAGCACAAGGAGGTGCTGTCACACAACACAGCTATCTACCGCTTCAAGCTCCCGCGCCCAACCGACATTCTTGGTCTCCCCATCGGTCAGCACATCTCCCTCGCCGCTACCATTGACGGCCAGCCCAAGGAAGTCGTACGTTCGTACACGCCTATCACATCGGATGAGGACAAGGGTCACGTCGACTTGCTCATCAAGTCGTACCCCACGGGCAACATCTCCAAGCATGTTGCGAATCTGCGCATCGGTGACAAGATGAAGATCAAGGGGCCCAAGGGCGCCATGGTATACACACCCAATATGGTCAGACACTTTGGTATGATTGCCGGTGGAACTGGTATCACACCCATGCTACAGGTTGCAAAAGCCATCATGCGTGGCCGCGCGTCAGGTGACCGCACCGAAGTCGATCTCATCTTTGCAAACGTAAACCCCGAAGACATCCTGCTCAAGAACGACCTCGACTCTCTGGCTGCCAAAGACCCTAAGTTTAGGGTACACTACGTGCTCAACAACCCACCTGAGGGATGGACCGGTGGCGTCGGCTTCGTGTCGGCTGATATGATCAAGGAGAAGCTTCCGGCTCCTGCAAGCGACATCAAGATCCTGATCTGTGGACCCCCGCCCATGGTTGCAGCCATGAAGAAGGCGACAGAGAGCCTCGGATACACAAAGGCAAGGCCTGTCAGCAAGCTTGAAGACCAAGTCTTCTGCTTCTAA
- a CDS encoding putative Zn-dependent protease: MSPPPGVNAQLRQLVHYHLDNGFTENALFLAGRLHALEPRNPDASHLLALCSLRLGRYKAAYDEARAKGAHVQHLGCAYVFAQTCLALGRHEQGAHALEKVRSLWAGRNHWNKHSDTSRRHMPDAAACYCMLGKLYAAHGDTKKAIDHFVDALKINSFMWDAFTSLCDIGAVVRPHNIFKITPDMLPLPSPSEVDPFNPSSRQAGDGGLNMGGANLLSRFNSGRSAQPTHHQDVETPVSNGHSVHNMHDTHATMGNAGGLGTTRPITGRVRTKTNPEVDQTDIPRPIYQNGHKRTVSGHALQPSQNPSSQPMDPTAAPPRRSVRLLNSITQIRTTSSRPGGSSNRDVESKERRELRRARAAVPKTRSGTTSTVGRVVSGNRKPHVEVSDLPPKAEGRPASVMGMPVAPPPKMAPPADSSRERDRERDVLNWLLDLLLKIASGYRHLSRYDAIKALEAFSAVPKAQRETPWVLGHIGKAQYECSQYAEAGSTFKKIRDLAPSSVEHMEVYSNTLWQLRDELALGHLAHTLMDQDRLSPQAWCALGNASSLSRQHDDAVKCFSRATQLDPKFAYAFTLQGHEHVANEEFDKAMAAYRNAISADNRHYNGWYGLGNVYERLGKYEVAEKHYRAAADINQSNAMILVRIGLVLDRMKKIEPALMQFENAIRIDPRSIMARFRKSQVLLKLNAPQEALHELLYLKDAAPDDPNIHFLLGRCYKKLRERASAIRHLTIAMNLDPKSHGVIKEVMESLDQEDDGGWSSEDDH, translated from the exons ATGTCGCCGCCACCGGGCGTCAATGCCCAACTGCGCCAGCTCGTTCACTACCACCTCGATAACGGCTTCACCGAAAACGCTCTCTTCCTCGCGGGCCGTCTGCATGCTCTCGAGCCTCGTAACCCGGACGCATCACATCTGCTTGCGCTCTGCAGTCTCCGCCTGGGTAGATACAAAGCTGCCTATGACGAGGCGCGGGCCAAAGGAGCCCATGTCCAGCATCTTGGCTGCGCCTATGTTTTTGCTCAGACATGTCTCGCCCTCGGTCGTCATGAGCAGGGTGCGCATGCGCTGGAGAAGGTGCGCAGCCTATGGGCCGGACGCAACCACTGGA ACAAGCACTCGGACACTTCACGACGGCATATGCCGGACGCGGCCGCCTGCTACTGTATGCTCGGCAAACTATATGCTGCGCACGGCGACACCAAAAAGGCCATTGATCACTTTGTCGACGCGCTCAAGATCAACTCCTTCATGTGGGACGCCTTCACTAGCTTGTGTGACATTGGCGCCGTAGTCCGCCCCCATAACATCTTCAAAATCACCCCCGATATGCTCCCTCTACCTTCGCCGTCGGAAGTCGACCCTTTCAATCCCTCGTCACGACAAGCTGGCGACGGCGGACTCAACATGGGCGGCGCAAACCTGCTCTCCAGATTTAATAGTGGCCGCAGTGCCCAACCCACTCACCACCAAGACGTCGAAACCCCAGTTTCCAACGGCCACAGCGTGCACAATATGCACGACACGCATGCTACCATGGGCAACGCTGGTGGACTAGGTACCACTCGCCCCATCACTGGACGAGTACGGACCAAGACGAACCCGGAAGTTGACCAGACCGATATTCCACGCCCAATATACCAGAATGGACATAAGAGGACTGTGTCTGGTCATGCCCTGCAGCCATCACAGAACCCATCTTCACAGCCAATGGATCCCACGGCAGCGCCCCCGCGCCGAAGCGTCAGACTACTAAACTCGATAACTCAGATACGGACCACAAGCAGTAGGCCAGGGGGGTCTTCGAACAGAGACGTTGAGTCAAAGGAGCGACGCGAACTGCGGAGAGCGAGGGCTGCAGTACCCAAGACACGATCAGGAACCACCTCGACTGTAGGGAGAGTTGTTAGTGGCAACAGGAAGCCACACGTTGAAGTCTCTGATTTACCACCCAAGGCGGAGGGAAGGCCTGCCAGCGTGATGGGCATGCCTGTCGCGCCACCACCAAAGATGGCGCCACCAGCCGACTCCTCAAGAGAGCGAGACCGGGAGCGGGATGTATTGAACTGGCTGTTGGATTTACTTCTCAAGATCGCCTCCGGTTATCGCCATCTGAGTCGCTACGATGCAATCAAGGCTCTTGAAGCTTTTTCAGCTGTGCCGAAAGCCCAACGGGAAACACCCTGGGTCCTTGGACATATTGGAAAAGCCCAGTACGAGTGTAGCCAATACGCAGAGGCGGGGAGTACATTTAAGAAGATCCGAGACTTGGCGCCTTCTTCCGTAGAGCACATGGAAGTTTATTCGAACACGCTCTGGCAGCTCAGAGATGAGCTGGCTTTAGGTCATCTTGCCCACACACTGATGGATCAGGATCGACTCTCCCCACAAGCTTGGTGTGCCCTCGGGAACGCTAGTTCGCTGTCTCGGCAGCATGACGATGCTGTGAAATGCTTTTCCCGCGCTACGCAGCTAGACCCCAAGTTCGCATATGCTTTTACATTACAGGGTCACGAGCACGTGGCGAACGAAGAATTTGACAAGGCCATGGCAGCGTATCGCAATGCCATCAGCGCCGACAACAGACACTACAACGGATGGTATGGGCTTGGCAACGTGTACGAGCGTCTAGGCAAGTACGAGGTGGCCGAGAAGCACTACCGAGCAGCGGCAGACATCAATCAGAGCAATGCCATGATTCTTGTCCGAATTGGTTTA GTCCTCGACCGCATGAAGAAAATCGAACCCGCACTCATGCAATTTGAAAATGCTATCCGCATCGACCCTCGCTCAATCATGGCCCGCTTCCGCAAATCTCAAGTCCTACTCAAACTCAACGCACCGCAGGAAGCACTTCACGAACTACTCTACCTCAAAGACGCTGCTCCAGATGACCCGAATATCCACTTCTTACTCGGACGCTGCTACAAGAAACTTAGGGAACGCGCTAGCGCTATCCGCCATCTCACTATTGCTATGAATTTGGATCCAAAAAGCCATGGCGTCATCAAAGAGGTCATGGAGAGTTTAGATCAAGAAGATGATGGTGGGTGGAGTAGTGAGGATGATcattga
- a CDS encoding PurU, Formyltetrahydrofolate hydrolase, producing MAGDDHYLTLSCPDKAGIVYAVTGLLAKENLTILDLQQFSDPVSKTFFMRVHFGHAADVSALQSSMEKLAAEMSMTYQIQRVDAKPRVLIMVSKIGHCLNDLLFRVKSGQLKIAVPIIVSNHPEFAELAKNNGIEFHHLPVTKDTKEHQETQILDLIKQHNIDLVVLARYMQVLSPRLCTEMSGKIINIHHSFLPSFKGAKPYHQAYERGVKIIGATAHFVTADLDEGPIIEQRVARVDHALSPKELVEEGSNVESQVLAAAVKWWSEKRVFLNGQKTVVFN from the coding sequence ATGGCCGGAGACGATCACTACCTTACGCTTTCCTGCCCTGACAAGGCAGGTATTGTCTACGCTGTCACGGGTCTTCTGGCAAAGGAAAACCTCACGATTTTGGACTTGCAGCAATTCTCAGACCCTGTCTCGAAAACTTTCTTTATGCGCGTACATTTCGGCCATGCAGCCGACGTCTCCGCACTGCAGTCAAGCATGGAGAAGCTTGCCGCTGAAATGAGCATGACATACCAAATCCAGCGAGTAGACGCCAAACCCAGAGTCCTAATCATGGTCTCCAAGATTGGCCACTGCCTAAATGACCTCCTCTTCCGCGTAAAGTCCGGTCAGCTCAAGATCGCAGTGCCCATCATCGTATCCAACCACCCCGAATTTGCCGAGCTCGCAAAGAACAACGGAATCGAATTTCACCATCTTCCCGTAACAAAGGATACCAAAGAGCATCAGGAAACTCAAATCCTCGATCTCATCAAGCAACACAATATCGACCTGGTGGTCCTGGCACGCTACATGCAGGTTCTCTCCCCACGCCTATGCACAGAAATGTCTGGCAAGATTATCAACATCCACCACTCATTTTTGCCTTCCTTCAAGGGCGCGAAGCCGTACCACCAGGCCTATGAGCGCGGTGTCAAGATTATCGGTGCGACTGCGCATTTCGTTACGGCAGATCTGGACGAGGGCCCGATTATCGAGCAGCGCGTTGCGAGGGTCGATCATGCGTTGAGTCCAAAGGAATTGGTCGAGGAGGGCAGTAATGTGGAGAGTCAGGTGCTAGCTGCAGCGGTCAAGTGGTGGAGTGAGAAGAGAGTGTTTTTGAACGGACAGAAGACTGTTGTATTCAACTAG